Proteins co-encoded in one Gossypium arboreum isolate Shixiya-1 chromosome 11, ASM2569848v2, whole genome shotgun sequence genomic window:
- the LOC108472647 gene encoding aquaporin NIP2-1-like isoform X3 produces MATTEVSPMDQNPTPPKQPSFQQHYPPDFPRKVFAETIATYLLVFVTCGSAAISSVDEHKISRLGASVAGGLIVTVMIYAVGHVSGAHMNPAVTLAFAAVRHFPWKQVPFYGAAQLTGAISASFTLRVLLHPIKHVGTTSPSGSDLQALIMEIVVTFSMMFITSAVATDTKAIGELAGIAVGSAVCITSILAGNTDQYQVDQ; encoded by the exons ATGGCTACAACTGAGGTTTCCCCAATGGATCAAAATCCCACACCTCCTAAACAGCCATCATTTCAACAACACTACCCTCCTGATTTTCCAAGAAAG GTGTTTGCAGAGACGATAGCAACCTACTTGCTGGTTTTTGTGACATGTGGATCAGCTGCCATTAGTTCGGTTGATGAACATAAAATCTCAAGGTTAGGAGCTTCAGTTGCAGGTGGACTTATTGTGACTGTAATGATCTATGCAGTTGGTCATGTTTCTGGTGCACATATGAACCCTGCTGTTACCCTCGCTTTTGCAGCTGTCAGACATTTTCCATGGAAACag GTCCCATTTTATGGTGCAGCTCAACTAACAGGAGCAATCTCTGCATCATTCACACTCCGTGTATTATTGCATCCAATAAAACATGTTGGCACCACATCACCATCAGGCTCAGATTTGCAAGCTCTAATCATGGAAATAGTTGTTACCTTTTCAATGATGTTTATCACCTCAGCTGTGGCCACTGATACTAAAGCT ATAGGAGAGCTAGCAGGCATAGCTGTTGGGTCTGCTGTTTGCATAACTTCAATCTTGGCTGG GAATACAGACCAATATCAGGTGGATCAATGA
- the LOC108472647 gene encoding aquaporin NIP2-1-like isoform X2, whose amino-acid sequence MATTEVSPMDQNPTPPKQPSFQQHYPPDFPRKVFAETIATYLLVFVTCGSAAISSVDEHKISRLGASVAGGLIVTVMIYAVGHVSGAHMNPAVTLAFAAVRHFPWKQVPFYGAAQLTGAISASFTLRVLLHPIKHVGTTSPSGSDLQALIMEIVVTFSMMFITSAVATDTKAIGELAGIAVGSAVCITSILAGVGIQTNIRWINEPSKEHRASNS is encoded by the exons ATGGCTACAACTGAGGTTTCCCCAATGGATCAAAATCCCACACCTCCTAAACAGCCATCATTTCAACAACACTACCCTCCTGATTTTCCAAGAAAG GTGTTTGCAGAGACGATAGCAACCTACTTGCTGGTTTTTGTGACATGTGGATCAGCTGCCATTAGTTCGGTTGATGAACATAAAATCTCAAGGTTAGGAGCTTCAGTTGCAGGTGGACTTATTGTGACTGTAATGATCTATGCAGTTGGTCATGTTTCTGGTGCACATATGAACCCTGCTGTTACCCTCGCTTTTGCAGCTGTCAGACATTTTCCATGGAAACag GTCCCATTTTATGGTGCAGCTCAACTAACAGGAGCAATCTCTGCATCATTCACACTCCGTGTATTATTGCATCCAATAAAACATGTTGGCACCACATCACCATCAGGCTCAGATTTGCAAGCTCTAATCATGGAAATAGTTGTTACCTTTTCAATGATGTTTATCACCTCAGCTGTGGCCACTGATACTAAAGCT ATAGGAGAGCTAGCAGGCATAGCTGTTGGGTCTGCTGTTTGCATAACTTCAATCTTGGCTGG TGTAGGAATACAGACCAATATCAGGTGGATCAATGAACCCAGCAAGGAGCATAGGGCCAGCAATAGCTAG
- the LOC108472647 gene encoding aquaporin NIP2-1-like isoform X1 gives MATTEVSPMDQNPTPPKQPSFQQHYPPDFPRKVFAETIATYLLVFVTCGSAAISSVDEHKISRLGASVAGGLIVTVMIYAVGHVSGAHMNPAVTLAFAAVRHFPWKQVPFYGAAQLTGAISASFTLRVLLHPIKHVGTTSPSGSDLQALIMEIVVTFSMMFITSAVATDTKAIGELAGIAVGSAVCITSILAGPISGGSMNPARSIGPAIASGEYKGIWVYVVGPVTGTLMGAWSYNLIRMRDKPHHAISPHSSSFKLRRMNNQDGEV, from the exons ATGGCTACAACTGAGGTTTCCCCAATGGATCAAAATCCCACACCTCCTAAACAGCCATCATTTCAACAACACTACCCTCCTGATTTTCCAAGAAAG GTGTTTGCAGAGACGATAGCAACCTACTTGCTGGTTTTTGTGACATGTGGATCAGCTGCCATTAGTTCGGTTGATGAACATAAAATCTCAAGGTTAGGAGCTTCAGTTGCAGGTGGACTTATTGTGACTGTAATGATCTATGCAGTTGGTCATGTTTCTGGTGCACATATGAACCCTGCTGTTACCCTCGCTTTTGCAGCTGTCAGACATTTTCCATGGAAACag GTCCCATTTTATGGTGCAGCTCAACTAACAGGAGCAATCTCTGCATCATTCACACTCCGTGTATTATTGCATCCAATAAAACATGTTGGCACCACATCACCATCAGGCTCAGATTTGCAAGCTCTAATCATGGAAATAGTTGTTACCTTTTCAATGATGTTTATCACCTCAGCTGTGGCCACTGATACTAAAGCT ATAGGAGAGCTAGCAGGCATAGCTGTTGGGTCTGCTGTTTGCATAACTTCAATCTTGGCTGG ACCAATATCAGGTGGATCAATGAACCCAGCAAGGAGCATAGGGCCAGCAATAGCTAGTGGTGAGTACAAGGGAATATGGGTGTACGTGGTAGGACCAGTAACGGGGACATTGATGGGGGCGTGGTCTTACAATCTCATCCGGATGAGAGACAAGCCTCACCATGCAATCTCTCCACATTCCTCCTCGTTCAAACTTCGGCGAATGAATAACCAAGATGGAGAGGTATAA